In a genomic window of Zingiber officinale cultivar Zhangliang chromosome 9B, Zo_v1.1, whole genome shotgun sequence:
- the LOC122023034 gene encoding uncharacterized protein LOC122023034, whose translation MVLVQEQEKKGKNPGNSSSSILAEPVTIQAEVPANPISRCPSQQVVEPYIPLPFPQCKVQPRKNVEEEKAKEFQENVILFSKMEVNVPLHAMIKQISKYAKFLKDLCVHKKKLKGNELIIMGKNVSALIQLVPYKCEDPGVFTVPCEIGNNLFEDAMLDLGASINLMPRLVFQTLGIGPLQPTGVVIHLSDRSQTRPARVIEDVLVKGDYLDNRSPLILGRPFLKTARTNIDIHAGILSMEIGDIVVQFSF comes from the exons ATGGTTTTAGTTCAAGAACAAGAGAAGAAGGGCAAGAATCCAGGAAATTCTAGCAGCTCAATTCTAGCTGAACCAGTCACAATTCAGGCAGAGGTTCCAGCAAATCCAATTTCTAGATGTCCATCTCAGCAAGTTGTCGAGCCTTATATTCCCTTGCCTTTCCCTCAATGCAAAGTGCAGCCAAGGAAGAATGTAGAGGAGGAAAAAGCTAAGGAATTTCAAGAGAACGTGATTCTATTTAGCAAGATGGAAGTTAATGTTCCTTTACACGCAATGATTAAGCAAATTTCCAAGTATGCAAAATTTTTGAAGGATCTTTGTGTACACAAAAAGAAGTTGAAGGGGAATGAGTTAATTATCATGGGCAAAAATGTATCCGCACTCATTcaattagttccttataaatgtGAAGATCCTGGAGTATTCACGGTACCTTGTGAGATTGGGAACAATCTTTTTGAGGACGCTATGCTAGATTTGGGTGCTTCAATTAATTTGATGCCAAGATTAGTTTTTCAGACTTTAGGGATTGGACCATTACAACCTACAGGGGTTGTTATTCATTTATCTGACCGCAGTCAGACTCGTCCAGCTAGAGTTATTGAAGATGTTTTAGTTAAG GGAGACTATCTGGACAATAGATCACCTCTAATTCTAGGAAGACCATTCCTTAAGACTGCAAGGACAAACATTGATATTCATGCGGGCATACTTTCCATGGAGATAGGAGATATAGTGGTCCAGTTCAGTTTTTGA